Proteins from one Bradyrhizobium roseum genomic window:
- a CDS encoding ATP-binding protein codes for MKNPIPRSALEHHIAFVGKTGSGKTGSAKSGIIEPALAAEERVCIIDPTGAWWGLRLAADGKRKGLPIYVFGGDHGDFPLLANQGEMMAEAIGETSTPAILDTTRLKTGERMRFFTDFADTILRVNRGPLRLVIDEAHLFAPQAGTRGAGAMPDMLHAANNLISLGRSRGLRIVLISQRPAKVHKDSLTQVETLVAMRLIAPQDRKAVEEWIADQADKDTGKEIIASLPSLKTGEAWAWSPEAGFLKRVTFPMPSTYDSSKVQGTGKTAKRLAPIDVEKLQAKFAQVRTEAAAKDPKILQKRVAELEAQLRKPAPPAADPGAIAAAEVRGFKRGLGWCAAAYEAFDKHLALIGVGFSRAVADIKSQRTIVDKELQKSGPPTVKSNTVDTPMRGPAPPTAPRKPKPVDAGGDGNLKLGAERRPLAALAAVHPAGMTEAQWAIAAGLKRKGGTWGTYVSRLRTAGCIERRGDEFFATETGVEAAGDSVVPLPPPGPELVAFWKSKIQSIGPMLDALAKRYPDWTSREDLAAEINMAAGGGSFGTYISRLRSPGLIETDGGNIRCSPSLMG; via the coding sequence ATGAAAAACCCGATCCCCCGGTCGGCGCTCGAGCATCACATCGCCTTCGTCGGCAAGACCGGCAGCGGCAAGACCGGTTCCGCCAAGAGCGGCATCATCGAGCCCGCACTCGCGGCCGAGGAGCGCGTCTGCATCATCGACCCTACCGGCGCCTGGTGGGGGCTGCGCCTGGCCGCCGACGGCAAGCGCAAGGGTCTGCCGATCTACGTGTTCGGCGGTGACCATGGCGATTTCCCGCTTTTGGCCAACCAGGGCGAAATGATGGCCGAGGCGATCGGCGAGACGTCCACGCCGGCGATCCTGGACACGACGAGGCTCAAGACCGGCGAGCGGATGCGGTTCTTTACCGACTTCGCCGACACTATCCTGCGGGTCAACCGCGGCCCGCTGCGGCTCGTTATCGATGAGGCGCATCTGTTCGCCCCGCAGGCGGGAACCCGCGGAGCCGGCGCCATGCCGGACATGCTGCACGCGGCCAACAACCTGATCAGCCTCGGCCGCTCCCGCGGCCTGCGCATCGTGCTGATCAGCCAGCGTCCGGCGAAAGTGCACAAGGACAGCCTGACCCAGGTCGAGACGCTGGTCGCGATGCGCCTGATCGCGCCGCAGGACCGCAAGGCCGTCGAGGAGTGGATCGCCGACCAGGCCGACAAGGACACCGGCAAGGAGATCATCGCCTCGCTGCCCAGCCTGAAAACCGGCGAAGCCTGGGCGTGGTCGCCGGAGGCCGGCTTCCTCAAGCGCGTCACCTTTCCGATGCCGTCGACCTACGATTCGAGCAAGGTCCAGGGCACCGGCAAAACCGCAAAACGCCTGGCGCCGATCGACGTCGAGAAGCTGCAGGCCAAGTTCGCCCAGGTCCGGACCGAGGCCGCGGCCAAGGATCCGAAGATCCTGCAAAAGCGCGTCGCCGAGCTCGAGGCACAGCTGCGCAAGCCCGCACCTCCGGCCGCGGATCCCGGCGCGATCGCCGCGGCCGAAGTGCGCGGATTCAAGCGCGGCCTGGGCTGGTGCGCCGCGGCCTACGAGGCGTTCGACAAGCATCTCGCCTTGATCGGCGTCGGCTTCAGTCGCGCCGTCGCGGACATCAAGTCTCAACGCACCATCGTCGACAAGGAACTCCAGAAATCGGGCCCGCCAACGGTGAAAAGCAATACCGTGGACACCCCGATGCGCGGGCCGGCACCTCCAACGGCACCACGCAAGCCGAAGCCTGTGGATGCGGGTGGCGACGGCAACCTCAAACTCGGCGCCGAGCGGCGCCCCCTCGCCGCCCTGGCCGCGGTGCATCCCGCCGGCATGACCGAGGCGCAATGGGCGATCGCCGCCGGCCTCAAGCGAAAGGGTGGCACCTGGGGCACCTACGTCTCCCGCCTCCGCACTGCCGGCTGCATCGAACGCCGCGGCGACGAATTCTTCGCCACAGAAACCGGCGTCGAGGCCGCCGGCGACAGCGTCGTGCCGCTGCCGCCGCCCGGCCCCGAGCTCGTCGCGTTCTGGAAGTCGAAAATCCAAAGCATCGGCCCGATGCTGGACGCGCTCGCGAAGCGCTATCCGGACTGGACGTCGCGCGAGGATCTCGCCGCCGAAATCAACATGG
- a CDS encoding FkbM family methyltransferase — translation MAQAPIQFDRASGVLAGANAWERLAAVALVLGSKVGAHFSHRGYNMCANLLRTTLPERGIQVKLNPDALFEFPYGDGYWSKLLNRTYHYEDELELLFKDSADVDYTLLDCGANYGYWSVLVSSKPFGSHKAIAIEPSGQNYPKLANNARINGNRFETMKCAIGAARGTARLSGTKHEAFSIAGDQSGGEEVPVLALDNLIDDGKVAADGKFLIKLDVEGVEIEAMKGGARLMQGDSVLLCEEHGNDPAHTVSRYILEQTPLTLIVYDPRSNRLETVTDLSILDRIKVSTHVGYNVFGTASAFWLARIDALNAKAGRRVQ, via the coding sequence ATGGCGCAGGCGCCCATCCAGTTTGACCGGGCATCGGGCGTGCTTGCGGGCGCCAACGCGTGGGAGCGTTTGGCCGCGGTGGCGCTCGTGCTGGGCTCAAAAGTGGGGGCGCATTTCTCGCATCGCGGCTACAACATGTGCGCCAACCTGTTGCGCACGACGCTGCCCGAGCGCGGCATCCAGGTCAAACTCAACCCGGACGCCCTCTTCGAGTTTCCCTATGGCGACGGCTACTGGAGCAAGCTGCTCAACCGCACCTATCACTACGAGGACGAACTCGAACTGCTGTTCAAGGACTCCGCCGACGTCGACTACACGCTGCTCGATTGCGGCGCCAATTATGGCTACTGGTCGGTGCTGGTGTCGAGCAAGCCGTTCGGCTCGCACAAGGCGATCGCGATCGAGCCGTCGGGACAGAATTATCCAAAGCTTGCCAACAACGCTCGGATCAACGGCAATCGCTTCGAGACGATGAAATGCGCGATCGGCGCGGCGCGAGGCACCGCGCGGCTGTCCGGCACCAAGCATGAGGCGTTTTCGATCGCCGGCGACCAGTCGGGCGGCGAGGAGGTGCCGGTTCTCGCGCTCGATAACCTGATCGATGACGGCAAGGTCGCCGCCGACGGCAAATTCCTGATCAAGCTCGACGTCGAGGGCGTCGAGATCGAGGCCATGAAGGGCGGCGCGCGGCTGATGCAGGGCGACAGCGTTTTGCTATGCGAGGAGCACGGCAACGATCCCGCCCACACCGTGTCGCGCTATATCCTCGAACAGACTCCGCTGACGCTGATCGTCTATGATCCGCGCAGCAATCGCCTTGAAACCGTGACCGACCTGTCGATTCTGGACCGGATCAAGGTTTCAACCCATGTCGGCTACAACGTGTTCGGCACCGCAAGTGCATTCTGGCTCGCCCGGATCGATGCGCTCAATGCGAAGGCCGGGCGCCGCGTGCAATGA
- a CDS encoding NuoB/complex I 20 kDa subunit family protein, translating into MGLSPTATGSSPAIAQAPKGILDPSTGKPVGANDPFFLEVNHELSDKGFFVATADDLITWARTGSLMWMTFGLACCAVEMMQVSMPRYDVERFGFAPRASPRQSDVMIVAGTLTNKMAPALRKVYDQMPEPRYVISMGSCANGGGYYHYSYSVVRGCDRIVPVDIYVPGCPPTAEALLYGVLLLQKKIRRIGTIER; encoded by the coding sequence ATGGGATTGAGCCCGACTGCGACAGGCTCTTCGCCTGCGATCGCGCAGGCGCCGAAGGGCATTCTTGACCCGTCGACCGGTAAGCCGGTCGGGGCCAATGACCCGTTCTTCCTCGAGGTCAATCACGAACTGTCTGACAAGGGGTTCTTCGTCGCCACCGCTGACGATCTGATCACGTGGGCGCGCACGGGCTCGCTGATGTGGATGACGTTCGGCCTGGCCTGCTGCGCGGTCGAGATGATGCAGGTGTCGATGCCGCGCTACGACGTCGAACGCTTCGGCTTTGCGCCCCGCGCCTCGCCGCGGCAGTCCGACGTCATGATCGTGGCGGGCACGCTGACCAACAAGATGGCGCCGGCGCTGCGGAAGGTCTACGACCAGATGCCCGAGCCGCGCTACGTGATCTCGATGGGATCGTGCGCCAATGGCGGCGGCTACTACCACTATTCCTATTCGGTCGTGCGCGGCTGCGACCGCATCGTGCCGGTCGATATCTACGTGCCCGGGTGCCCGCCGACGGCGGAAGCGCTGCTGTACGGCGTGCTGCTGCTGCAGAAGAAGATCCGGCGCATCGGGACCATCGAACGCTAA
- a CDS encoding NADH-quinone oxidoreductase subunit C, with amino-acid sequence MDDGKLDALGQTIVSALPGAASAHAVAFNQLTVTVDAMKIVEVMKHLRDDPALRFVNFTDVTAVDYPGREKRFDVVYHLLSPTLNERIRIRSEADETTQVPSIIDVFPGADWFEREAYDLYGVIFTGHPDMRRLLTDYGFDGHPLRKDFPLTGFVEVRYDDQEKRVLYEPVRLNQEFRKFDFLSPWEGADYPLPGDEKAEPKA; translated from the coding sequence ATGGACGACGGCAAACTCGACGCCCTTGGGCAGACGATTGTTAGCGCGCTTCCGGGCGCGGCCTCTGCCCATGCGGTCGCGTTCAACCAGCTCACCGTCACGGTCGATGCGATGAAGATCGTCGAGGTGATGAAGCACCTGCGCGACGATCCGGCGCTGCGCTTCGTCAACTTCACCGACGTGACGGCCGTGGACTATCCCGGCCGCGAGAAGCGCTTCGACGTGGTCTATCATCTGCTGTCGCCGACCCTGAACGAGCGTATTCGTATTCGCAGCGAGGCCGACGAGACCACGCAGGTGCCGTCGATCATCGACGTGTTTCCCGGCGCCGACTGGTTCGAGCGCGAGGCCTACGATCTCTACGGCGTGATCTTCACCGGCCATCCCGACATGCGGCGGCTGCTGACGGATTACGGTTTCGACGGCCATCCGCTGCGCAAGGACTTTCCGCTCACCGGCTTCGTCGAGGTTCGCTACGACGACCAGGAGAAGCGGGTGCTGTACGAGCCGGTGCGTCTGAACCAGGAATTCCGCAAATTCGATTTTCTCTCGCCATGGGAAGGCGCGGACTATCCGCTGCCGGGCGACGAGAAGGCTGAGCCGAAGGCCTGA
- the nuoE gene encoding NADH-quinone oxidoreductase subunit NuoE: MSVRRLAPKELQPASFTFSDENLAWAKAQIAKYPPGRQASAVIAILWRVQEQHEGWVSEAAIRAVADLLEMPYIRVLEVATFYTMFQLQPVGKKAHVQVCGTTPCRLRGAGDLIEVCQHRIHHDPFELSKDGNFSWEEVECLGACVNAPMVQIWKDTYEDLTKESFGKVLDGFASGNPPKPGPQIDRQFSAPVGGPTTLKETT, encoded by the coding sequence ATGTCCGTCCGCCGCCTCGCACCGAAGGAATTGCAGCCCGCGAGCTTTACGTTCTCGGATGAGAACCTCGCCTGGGCCAAGGCGCAGATCGCAAAATATCCGCCGGGCCGGCAGGCGTCCGCGGTGATCGCGATCCTGTGGCGCGTGCAGGAACAGCACGAGGGATGGGTGTCGGAAGCCGCGATCCGCGCTGTCGCTGACCTGCTGGAGATGCCCTACATTCGCGTGCTGGAAGTGGCGACCTTCTACACGATGTTTCAGCTGCAGCCGGTCGGCAAGAAGGCCCATGTGCAGGTCTGTGGCACCACGCCCTGCCGCCTGCGCGGCGCCGGCGATCTGATCGAGGTGTGCCAGCACCGCATTCATCACGATCCCTTCGAACTTTCGAAGGACGGTAATTTCAGCTGGGAAGAGGTCGAGTGCCTGGGCGCCTGCGTGAATGCGCCGATGGTGCAGATCTGGAAGGACACCTACGAGGACCTGACCAAGGAAAGCTTTGGCAAGGTGCTGGACGGCTTTGCGTCCGGCAATCCGCCGAAGCCGGGCCCGCAAATCGACCGTCAGTTCTCGGCGCCGGTGGGCGGACCGACGACGCTGAAGGAAACCACATGA
- a CDS encoding NADH-quinone oxidoreductase subunit A produces MTGILQNYLPLVVFIGVASLIGLALLIAPFLVAFQQPDPEKLSAYECGFNAFDDARMKFDVRFYLVAILFIIFDLEVAFLFPWAVAFGKLGATGFWSMMVFLAVLTVGFAYEWKKGALEWD; encoded by the coding sequence ATGACCGGCATCCTGCAGAATTACCTTCCACTTGTCGTGTTTATCGGGGTGGCGAGCCTGATCGGTCTGGCGCTATTGATCGCCCCGTTCCTGGTCGCGTTCCAGCAGCCGGACCCGGAAAAGCTGTCCGCCTATGAATGCGGATTCAACGCATTTGACGACGCCCGCATGAAGTTCGACGTCCGCTTCTATCTGGTCGCGATCCTCTTCATCATTTTCGATCTCGAAGTAGCGTTTCTGTTCCCGTGGGCGGTCGCCTTCGGCAAGTTGGGCGCTACCGGCTTCTGGTCGATGATGGTGTTCCTCGCCGTCCTCACGGTCGGCTTTGCTTATGAGTGGAAGAAAGGCGCGCTCGAATGGGATTGA
- a CDS encoding NADH-quinone oxidoreductase subunit D, translating to MNEQPEHLRNFTINFGPQHPAAHGVLRLVLELDGEVVERVDPHIGLLHRGTEKLIEQKTYLQAIPYFDRLDYVAPMNQEHAFCLAAEKLLGITVPRRGQLIRVLYCEIGRILSHLLNVTTQAMDVGALTPPLWGFEEREKLMVFYERASGSRMHAAYFRVGGVHQDLPPKLIDDIDAWCDPFLQVVADLETLLTGNRIFKQRNVDIGVVSLKEAWEWGFSGVMVRGSGAAWDLRKSQPYECYAEMDFDIPIGKNGDCYDRYCIRMEEMRQSVRIMKQCIAKLRAPDGQGPVVVEDNKVAPPRRGEMKRSMEALIHHFKLYTEGVHVPAGEVYVAVEAPKGEFGVYLVADGTNKPYKCKIRAPGFAHLQAMHHICKGHLLADVSAILGSLDIVFGEVDR from the coding sequence ATGAATGAACAACCGGAACACCTCCGCAATTTTACGATCAACTTCGGGCCGCAGCACCCTGCGGCTCATGGTGTGTTGCGGCTCGTCCTTGAATTGGACGGCGAAGTGGTCGAGCGTGTCGATCCACATATCGGCCTCCTGCATCGCGGTACCGAAAAGCTGATCGAGCAGAAGACGTACCTGCAGGCGATTCCCTATTTCGACCGTCTCGATTACGTCGCTCCGATGAACCAGGAGCACGCGTTCTGCCTTGCGGCGGAAAAGCTGCTCGGCATCACGGTGCCGCGGCGCGGGCAGTTGATCCGCGTGCTGTATTGCGAGATCGGCCGCATCCTGTCGCATCTGCTTAACGTCACCACGCAGGCGATGGACGTCGGCGCGCTTACTCCGCCGCTGTGGGGCTTTGAAGAGCGCGAAAAGCTGATGGTGTTTTACGAGCGAGCCTCCGGCTCGCGCATGCACGCGGCGTACTTCCGCGTCGGCGGCGTGCATCAGGACCTGCCGCCGAAACTGATCGACGATATCGACGCCTGGTGCGACCCGTTCCTGCAGGTCGTCGCGGATCTCGAGACGCTTCTGACCGGCAACCGCATCTTCAAGCAGCGCAACGTCGACATCGGCGTTGTCTCGCTGAAGGAAGCCTGGGAGTGGGGTTTTTCGGGCGTGATGGTACGCGGCTCCGGCGCGGCCTGGGATCTGCGCAAGTCGCAGCCCTATGAGTGCTACGCCGAGATGGATTTCGACATTCCGATCGGCAAGAACGGCGACTGCTACGACCGCTACTGCATCCGCATGGAAGAGATGCGCCAGTCGGTGCGGATCATGAAGCAGTGCATTGCCAAGCTGCGGGCGCCTGACGGGCAGGGGCCCGTTGTCGTCGAGGACAACAAGGTAGCGCCGCCGCGTCGCGGCGAGATGAAGCGCTCGATGGAAGCGCTGATCCATCACTTCAAGCTCTATACCGAGGGCGTCCACGTGCCGGCCGGCGAGGTCTACGTCGCGGTAGAGGCGCCGAAGGGCGAGTTCGGCGTGTACCTGGTGGCGGACGGCACCAACAAGCCCTACAAATGCAAGATCCGCGCGCCGGGCTTTGCCCATCTGCAGGCGATGCATCACATCTGCAAAGGCCATCTGCTCGCCGACGTCTCGGCGATTCTCGGCTCGCTCGACATCGTGTTCGGAGAGGTCGATCGGTGA
- the nuoF gene encoding NADH-quinone oxidoreductase subunit NuoF, translating to MLDDKDRIFKNLYGLHDWGLEGARRRGAWDGTKAIIDKGRDWIINEMKASGLRGRGGAGFPTGLKWSFMPKESTDGRPSYLVVNADESEPGTCKDREIMRHDPHLLVEGCLLASFAMNAHVCYIYVRGEFIREREHLQAAIDQAYDAKLVGKDNINGWPFDIYVAHGAGAYICGEETALLESLEGKKGQPRLKPPFPANVGLYGCPTTVNNVESIAVAPDILRRGAAWFAAIGRPNNVGTKLFCVSGHVERPCNVEEAMGIPFRELIERHCGGIRGGWDNLKAVIPGGSSVRMVPAEQIIDTPMDFDSLGKLRSGLGTAAVIVMDKSTDLIRAIARISYFYKHESCGQCTPCREGTGWMWRVLTRMADGRAHKREIDMLLEVTKQVEGHTICALGDAAAWPIQGLIAHFRHEIEARISEYSHKADIDDIGVRDPVNMVAAE from the coding sequence ATGCTCGACGACAAGGATCGCATCTTCAAGAACCTCTACGGGCTCCACGACTGGGGGCTGGAGGGCGCGCGCCGCCGGGGGGCGTGGGACGGCACGAAAGCGATCATCGACAAGGGCCGTGACTGGATCATCAACGAGATGAAGGCCTCCGGCCTGCGCGGCCGCGGCGGGGCGGGATTCCCGACCGGGCTGAAATGGTCGTTCATGCCCAAGGAATCGACCGACGGCCGGCCAAGCTATCTGGTCGTCAACGCCGACGAGTCCGAGCCCGGTACCTGCAAGGACCGCGAGATCATGCGGCACGATCCGCATCTGTTGGTCGAGGGCTGTCTGCTCGCCAGTTTCGCGATGAACGCGCATGTCTGCTACATCTATGTGCGCGGCGAATTCATCCGCGAGCGCGAGCATCTGCAGGCCGCGATCGACCAGGCCTATGACGCAAAGCTGGTCGGCAAGGACAATATCAACGGCTGGCCGTTCGATATCTATGTCGCGCATGGCGCCGGCGCTTATATCTGCGGTGAAGAGACCGCGCTCCTGGAGTCCCTCGAAGGCAAGAAGGGCCAGCCGCGGCTGAAGCCGCCATTCCCGGCCAATGTCGGCCTCTATGGCTGCCCGACCACGGTCAACAACGTCGAATCCATCGCGGTCGCGCCCGACATCCTGCGGCGCGGTGCGGCGTGGTTCGCCGCGATCGGCCGGCCGAACAATGTCGGCACCAAGCTGTTTTGCGTTTCCGGCCATGTCGAGCGCCCCTGCAACGTCGAAGAGGCGATGGGGATTCCGTTCCGCGAATTGATCGAGCGGCATTGCGGCGGCATTCGCGGCGGCTGGGACAATCTGAAGGCGGTGATTCCGGGCGGCTCGTCGGTGCGCATGGTGCCGGCCGAGCAGATCATCGACACGCCGATGGATTTTGACAGCCTCGGCAAGCTCCGTTCCGGCCTCGGCACCGCCGCGGTGATCGTGATGGACAAGTCGACCGACCTGATCCGGGCGATCGCGCGCATTTCCTATTTCTACAAGCACGAGAGCTGCGGCCAGTGCACGCCGTGCCGCGAAGGCACCGGCTGGATGTGGCGCGTGCTGACGCGCATGGCCGACGGCCGCGCCCACAAGCGCGAGATCGACATGCTGCTGGAAGTGACCAAGCAGGTCGAAGGCCACACCATCTGTGCGCTCGGCGACGCGGCGGCGTGGCCGATCCAGGGCCTGATCGCG